The proteins below come from a single uncultured Carboxylicivirga sp. genomic window:
- a CDS encoding RDD family protein, which yields MNRQEQLQYCKACKNQKFDKQEGIICSITNRRADFTDRCSSFVEDDDLSHKMAMNDIRTQLITQEATKGSRFANYLIDIFIIQLLGFIVGMIVGVILLIFAPSSANLLEEDIFSYLLFIMVGISYYTLMEATTGRTIGKLITRTKVVSENGEKMGITTALLRSASRFVPFDALSFLGENGWHDKWTNTIVVKLK from the coding sequence ATGAACAGACAAGAACAATTACAATATTGCAAAGCATGTAAGAATCAGAAATTCGATAAGCAAGAAGGAATTATTTGTAGTATTACTAATAGGAGAGCCGATTTTACTGATAGGTGCTCATCTTTTGTTGAAGATGATGATCTATCACATAAAATGGCGATGAATGATATCAGAACACAATTGATAACGCAAGAAGCAACTAAAGGTAGTCGCTTTGCTAATTATCTGATAGATATATTTATTATTCAATTATTAGGCTTTATCGTGGGCATGATAGTTGGTGTTATACTATTAATATTCGCACCTAGTTCTGCTAACCTACTTGAGGAAGACATTTTCTCATATCTATTATTTATCATGGTTGGCATTTCTTACTATACTCTTATGGAAGCCACAACAGGTCGGACTATTGGAAAGTTAATTACCCGAACAAAAGTTGTTTCTGAAAATGGTGAAAAAATGGGGATTACTACAGCCTTGTTGCGTTCTGCTAGCAGGTTTGTACCGTTTGATGCATTATCTTT